GCTTAAAGAAATGCTGACAGAAATTGAGTTGAAATCAGACCAAAATGGGATTGAAAGAGCGAGGAAGAGCTTGACGAATTCTTCAAAAGCGGAGTTGAAATCAGACCAAAATGGGATTGAAAGTTGCATTTACATCGGCAGAATTGGTCTCGTCGGAAGGCATGTTGAAATCAGACCAAAATGGGATTGAAAGCGGTTCTCTTACGTACTCATGCGAGAAGTGAGACTCGCGTTGGTTGAAATCAGACCAAAATGGGATTGAAAGAGCAAGTCGTGAAACTGAGCAGTCAAAACAGATCGTTAGTTGAAATCAGACCAAAATGGGATTGAAAGTTTTCCCATACAATTACGACTTCGCCGGAAAAAAAGTTGAAATCAGACCAAAATGGGATTGAAAGAGCGAGTTCGACCACGTCGTAGGTCTGCTGTCGGCAAGTTGAAATCAGACCAAAATGGGATTGAAAGTGTTTGAAGTAGTTGAATACACCGTTGTGCTGTTTGTTGTTGAAATCAGACCAAAATGGGATTGAAAGAGAGGGAGTATTAGGGCCATACTGGCCGGAGTTGTGGTTGTTGAAATCAGACCAAAATGGGATTGAAAGATTCCAAATTGCGGAAAAAGATTCGAGGGCAGTTACTTCCCGTTGAAATCAGACCAAAATGGGATTGAAAGACGTCGTTTATTGCCGTAACGCTAACACCATACTCAAGAGTTGAAATCAGACCAAAATGGGATTGAAAGAAAGCCGTCCAGCGATTGTTTTCATCCGCACCGATAATAGGTTGAAATCAGACCAAAATGGGATTGAAAGGGTTTAGACTTCCAGCAGGTAAGACATTCAAGGTTCGTTGAAATCAGACCAAAATGGGATTGAAAGGAGGTAATAGCTGCGAGGGTCAAGCAGGTTTACGAGAAGTTGAAATCAGACCAAAATGGGATTGAAAGGAGCAATATTAGAAGAACTCATGGCCACTGGCGACTTCAGTTGAAATCAGACCAAAATGGGATTGAAAGTTACATATCCATTCACAGCACCTATGGCTGCCATCAAAATGTTGAAATCAGACCAAAATGGGATTGAAAGCTTCACAACCAGCCTGACCTCAATCTCTCCTCTCTCTTCGAGTTGAAATCAGACCAAAATGGGATTGAAAGCATGGACATTCAGGCACAGCCAGAGCAAAAGACCTTCGTTGAAATCAGACCAAAATGGGATTGAAAGTTCGTTAAGCTTTTCTCTAATTAGATTAACCGTTTTCGTAGTTGAAATCAGACCAAAATGGGATTGAAAGTTTGATGTGAAAACCGCCCCTAAGCTTCCCGTTCGTGTTGAAATCAGACCAAAATGGGATTGAAAGATCCTCACCGTCGGCGTGTCTTTCCCATTCAATTTCGGCGTTGAAATCAGACCAAAATGGGATTGAAAGCATCAGCTTATGCATGTAATAAGCGAAGCTACATAACTGCACGTTGAAATCAGACCAAAATGGGATTGAAAGATCTATGTAGAGAAGGTATCCGATTTCATAGACTGGAGAGTTGAAATCAGACCAAAATGGGATTGAAAGTATTTTTTTAAAAAAATATATAAAAAAGGAGGTGATGCGTTGAAATCAGACCAAAATGGGATTGAAAGCTGTTCATCCTGTTCGGAGTGTTGATTTACGCAATTCTCAGTTGAAATCAGACCAAAATGGGATTGAAAGTCGCTCTCTTGGTAGGTTACTTTGTCTTTACGGAGGTTGTTGAAATCAGACCAAAATGGGATTGAAAGCGGTTTCCTCGCTGATCCGACTCTTCAGCCATCGCTGTTGAAATCAGACCAAAATGGGATTGAAAGTAAGCGTCGCTGGGCGTCGCTCGGTGGTGGAACGGGTTAGTTGAAATCAGACCAAAATGGGATTGAAAGGCCAGGATAATTGAGCGTGTTGTAGAGTCTGCCGCTGTGTTGAAATCAGACCAAAATGGGATTGAAAGATTTCTGGTCGTGTTTACAAACTTAACGAACGCTACGAGTTGAAATCAGACCAAAATGGGATTGAAAGCCAGCATTGTTCCAGCCGCAGCCAAACCGAGAAGGGGTTGAAATCAGACCAAAATGGGATTGAAAGGCCGTTTTTCAGCCTCTTTGCCTTCATCCAGCATTTGTTGAAATCAGACCAAAATGGGATTGAAAGCCTCCTTTGGGTGGAGTTCCAATCAGGAACGTGATTGGGTTGAAATCAGACCAAAATGGGATTGAAAGAAAGAATGACCGAACACCTTAACCTCTCTATAACCCCACGTTGAAATCAGACCAAAATGGGATTGAAAGCTCTTCCCAACGTCACCCACAGATAACTATCTGGAGATGGTTGAAATCAGACCAAAATGGGATTGAAAGGTAACCATAACCTACAAGTGCGGAGTGCCCTTGCAGTTGAAATCAGACCAAAATGGGATTGAAAGTACTGCTCCCAGCACAAGGCAGCGCAGGCGTCGTGGTCTTCGTTGAAATCAGACCAAAATGGGATTGAAAGCCTACGGCCGCAAATCGGACAGAGCTTATCCATCCTGGTTGAAATCAGACCAAAATGGGATTGAAAGTTTGCATCTTCACCGGCATTGTCAGCTGCGAACTCTGAGTTGAAATCAGACCAAAATGGGATTGAAAGATAGCTCTCTGTAACTCACTTCTTCCCCATACCATGTTTCTAGTTGAAATCAGACCAAAATGGGATTGAAAGAGCATCTTCGTCTTCTTTATCCTCTTCAGGAGCTCTAAGTTGAAATCAGACCAAAATGGGATTGAAAGGAAGTTTGCGTTTGTTCCAGAAGTTTGTAGAGTGCCAGTTGAAATCAGACCAAAATGGGATTGAAAGAATGCTAATCGGATTCTCTGGTCCATCTGCAAGTGGCAGTTGAAATCAGACCAAAATGGGATTGAAAGTGCTTCATCTTTCTCCAACACTTCTACAATCTTGACTGTTGAAATCAGACCAAAATGGGATTGAAAGAAGACTACGACTCTTGGTAATCCATCGTTGCCTCTAATCGTTGAAATCAGACCAAAATGGGATTGAAAGGGAACCCCGTAACTGGCTGCCTTCACGGCTGCGATTACTGCTACGTTGAAATCAGACCAAAATGGGATTGAAAGATCAAGAGCCCATGCCGTCAGAGAATGCGTTGAGGAGTGTTGAAATCAGACCAAAATGGGATTGAAAGTCTGATTTTTCGGCAACAACAAACCTGAACTCAGAATTGCGTTGAAATCAGACCAAAATGGGATTGAAAGCCTTATCTCATCCTCAGCACCATAAGGCATTTGACCCTTGTTGAAATCAGACCAAAATGGGATTGAAAGCGAGACATTAACACAATTTATTGGGCATGTCCTGACGGGTTGAAATCAGACCAAAATGGGATTGAAAGGCAGACGACGTACACTACTGGGGCGTTGTCAAGGAACAGTTGAAATCAGACCAAAATGGGATTGAAAGTAAGAACATCTCATAAACTTGTGTTGGACTCGGTAGCTCCCAAGTTGAAATCAGACCAAAATGGGATTGAAAGGCAATGGCGACTTTTGCATAGGTGGCAAGCGTGGCAAGAGGAAAAAGATTTTCTAATTTTTTTATGAATGTAGATTATGAAAGAGACGATTCAGCTTGCTATAGGGGTGATGCTGTTGGCCATGCTCGGTTGCTACATCTACATTACTGAGTTCTATCACTACGAATCAACTGAAGAGAGCTCAAAAGCTGCGATTGAATATTTGAATCAGCTTAGAGCTCAGAATGGCCTGCCTCCTGTAAAGTGGAATAAAACTCTTTACGAGTTTGCGCTGGAAAGGCTTGAAGATATGCATGAAAGAGGCTATTACAGTCATTATGACCCTGTTACGCATGAGACGCTGATTTACAGATATGTTGAGGGGTATGTTGGAGAGTGTATCTTGAATGGTGTAAGAGGTACAAATCTTCTCTCCAATGGGCTTCAGTCATTATTTGGCTATGAAGAAGAAGCTATAGATATCTGGTCTAAAAGCACCATGCACAAACTCATTCTCACTGATAAACGCTTCACAGATGCCGCTGTAGCCTGCAAGTACGACATGTGTGTTTTGATTATGACGGGTGGTTGAGGTGTTCAGAAAAAAGAGGAAAAGTAAAAAACAATTGCTGCGATAATCGTTTTTGCCGGCGTTTTTTGAAATCAGACTAAAGTGGGATTACGTAAATTTATTTGTGGAAAGTGTGACAAGGAAACAAAACTCAGACCGACGAGAGTTTAAAACCGCCTAAAGCTCTTCTCCAGCAAATCCACCACCAAATTTATTCATTAAGCTTTAACCGTTTAAAAATCCCCAAACGCCCAAACCTTAAATACCAAACCGCCCATCGAGAACCAATGCCCCTCAGAATTGCAGTTGTGGACAGAGAACGCTGCCAGCCGAAGAAGTGCGGACAGGAGTGCGTGAAATACTGTCCTCGCGTCAGAACGGGAGACGAGACGGTAAAGATAGAAGACAAGGCCGTCATATCCGAGAATCTCTGCGTTGGATGCGGAATATGCGTCAAGAAGTGCCCGATGCACGCCATCTGGATTGTTGGTCTGCCAGAGGAGCTTGAGGGCAGGGAGGTGCACCGCTACGGCAAGAACGGCTTCGTCCTCTACAACCTCCCCGTTCCGAGAAAGGGCTATGTGGTCGGAATTCTAGGCCCAAACGGGACGGGAAAGAGCACGGCAATCAAAATCCTTTCGGGGCAGCTCAAGCCCAACCTTGGGAAGGAGGAGGCAAGCTGGGAAGAGATATTTGACAGGTTTGCTGGAACAGAGCTTCTGGACTATCTGAAGGGGATAAAGGAGGGGGCAATAAGAGTTAGCCAGAAACCGCAGTACATCGAAGCTATCCCTAAGGTTTACAGCGGTAAGGCGATTGAGCTGCTGAAGAGAGTTGACGAGAGAGGGATGCTCGATGCTGTGGTTGAAAAGCTCGGCCTTGCGGAGGCAATAAAGAGAGATGTGAAGGATTTGAGCGGCGGAGAGCTTCAGAGGCTTGCTATAGCAGCCTGCATCCTCAGGGATGCAGACTTCTACTTCTTCGACGAGGTTACGAGCTACCTCGACATATACCAGCGCATTGCCGTTGCGGGAGTGATAAGGGAGCTTGCTGCTGAAAAGACTGTTATGATAGTGGAGCACGACCTCGCCATCCTGGACATGCTTGCCGACTTCGTCCACATCACCTACGGTACTCCGGGCGTTTTTGGTGTCGTCACCAACGCGAAGGGAGCGAGAGTTGGCATAAACCAGTATCTGAGGGGCTATCTGGCTGAGGAGAACATCAGAATAAGGGACAAGCCCATCGAGTTCGAGGTTTTCCAGCCGAGGGAAAGTGTGGGGGAGAATATCCTTGTTGAATATCCATCCTTCACCAAATCCTACGAGGGCTTCAGGCTTGAAGTTGAGGGGGGAGAGATTTATCAGGGAGAGGTTTTGGGAGTTGTAGGTTCAAACGCAACAGGCAAATCAACCTTCGTGAAGGTTCTTGCGGGAGTAATTGAGGATGACGAGAAGAAGGTTGAGCTGGATGTTAAGGTCAGCTACAAGCCCCAGTATGTTAAGGCTGATGTAAACATGCAGGTTGGGATGTTTCTGCGAAGAATAAACCCCATGATTGACAGCTCCTACTACAAAACCGAGTTTCTCAAGCCCCTGATGCTGGAAAACCTCATGGACCGCTACCTAGACGATTTGAGCGGGGGAGAGTTGCAGAGAGTCGCCATCGTCGCCTGCTTGCTGAGGGAAGCTGACCTCTACCTCCTTGACGAGCCCTCAGCCCACCTCGACGTGGAGCAGAGGACTGAGGCTGCGAGGGTCATAAGGAGGTTTGCACTAAACACGGGCAAGAGCGTTCTGGTTGTTGACCACGACATCTACCTCATTGACATGGTGAGTGACAGGTTGCTGGTCTTCGAGGGGCAGCCGGGAAAGCACGGCATAGCGAGAAGGCCGAGGGGAATGAGGGAGGGAATGAACCTCTTTCTATCGAAGCTGGGCATAACCTTCAGGAGAGACGAGGAGACAAAGAGGCCGAGAGTCAACAAGCCCGATTCGAGGCTGGACAGGGAGCAGAAGGCTGCTGGGGAGTATTACTACTATTTCTGAATCAGAAAATCTTATAAGGATTGTCAAAAATTTTTTACATGAAACTTTTCCACAGAATCACCATCTCCCTCTCGGAAGACGACATGAAGCTCATCGAGGAGCTGAGGAGAGATAGCGGCGACAGCCTGAGCAAGATTTTCAGGGAGGCGATTCAGCTTTACTACAACCTGCTTAAGGCTTCGAAGGCTGCAGGGGTGGATTTCAGAAAGTATTTCGCAAACGCAACACGCCTTGCCTTTCACATTAACGGAGTTGAGCAGAAGCAGTTTGCGGTCATAGACAGGGAAATTTACAGAGTTATGCTGAAAAAGCTTCAGGAGAAGGTGCCGCCTGAGAGCATTGAAAGCGATGAGGAGTTCAGGTCTGCCGTTGCCGGGGTGGTGAAGCTTTTCGAGATTACGAGGGACAGGTGGAGTGAGTACACGGACGAGCAGAAGCTTGAGGAAATACTCACAACTATGGAGTTTGCCGGAGCCGGCACATTTGCCAGAGTGGGAGATAAAGAGTACATCTTCAACACCTATGCTGAGTCAACGGCCATAACCAAGCTTATAATTTCGTCGGTTTTGGCTTCCGCAGGCTTAAAGGTCGAGATAGACCACACTCCCGGCAAGATTTTCATAAGACTTTAGCCAAATCAAGTTATTTTAATCAAAAGTCAGATAATTTTGTTATGAACTGATTCATAACAGCTTTTATCTTTAGAAGGCCTATTTTCTAATTTGGAGGTGTTTAGATGGCGGATGTTAGAAAGGAGTTCGTTCAGGCCTTGGCAGACCTCGACGAGGCAAAGACCGTAGAGCTGACAAAGAAGAGAGTTGAGAGCGGAGAGGATCCATTCACCATTCTTGAGGACGTCAGAAAGGCTACGGACATCATTGGAAAGCGCTTTGAGGAGGGAAGGTACTTCGTCTCAGACCTGATAATGGCGGGAGAAATTCTCAAGCAGGTAATGGAAATCCTAAGACCGCTGCTGGGAGAGAAGAAGGCTGAAAGCAAGGGAAAGGTCGTAATAGGAACAGTTGAAGGAGACGTCCACGACATAGGCAAGAACATTGTCATTGCGCTGCTTGAGGCTGAGGGCTTTGAAGTTGTTGATATAGGTGTTGACCAGCCCCCTGAAGCCTTTGTTGAGGCTGCAAATCAGCACAATCCGGATGTTGTTGGTCTCTCAGGCCTGCTTACCGAAGCTATAGAGAGCATGAAGAGGACGGTTGAGGCCTTAAGAAAAGCTGGCTACAAGGGCAAGATAATCATAGGAGGAGGAAGGACGAGCGAGGAGGCAAAGGAGTACACGGGAGCAGATGACTGGGCGGACGATGCCGCTGTCGGTGTGAGGAAGATCAAGGCTCTTGTGGGGGTGGAGTAGATGAACGCTGAGCAGCTCATGGAGGAGAGAAGGCAGAGAATTGAGGACGTGGTAAAGGGGAAGGAGCCTGATAGGGTTCCAGTGACGGGTGCAACGACCGTCTGGCATGGAAGCTACGCTGGCTACACAGCCAAAGAGGTTCTCTTCGACTACGAAAAGTGCAAGGACGCATGGCTCAAGGTTGCAAAAGATTTCGACTTCGACTCATTCACCGTCGTTGGCGGCTTGGAGGGGATGATATACACCGTTGCGTTGCTTGAGCAGCCAGACATGTCTGCAGCAGCAAGATTCATCCTCGGCCCCACTCACCTCGTCTTGCAGGATGTGTACACCAGATGGCCGGGATACGAGCTCGAAGAAAACGCCCATCCGCAGTTCATCGGCAAGGAGATAATGAAGGTTGAGGAGTACGACCAGCTAATCGAAAACCCGCTTGAGTTCATAAACAAGGTAGCGATGCCGAGGATAAACAGAAAGCTCGCCAACGTTGGATCTGCAGAATACAACGCAGCACTTGCGAAGTATGGGGCTGAGCTGGCAAGATTCGGTGCGTTCATGGCCGATGTTTCGATGGAGCTCGCCAAGCTCGGCTATCCAACAATTCCCATGTCCTGGGCCTACGCCCCCCTCGACCTCATCAGCGACTTTCTGAGGGACATAAAGAACATGGTCATGGACCTCTACCGCTATCCCGACAAGGTCAAGGAGGCTGTTGAAGCGGTAAAACCCCTCATAATCAAAGCGGCCGAAGTATCAGCTCCTCCAAAAGAAATCAGAAAGCAGGTCTTCGGCACTGACGTTGTGGAGTGCTTCTACCCGCTCCACCTGAACGAGTATCTGAGTCCGAAGCTGTACAACGAGTTCTACTGGCCCTACCTCAACGAGGTTCTTCACAAGGTTGCCGACATGGGACAGGTGAACTTCGTGCTCTTTGAGGGCAGACACGATGCACACCTCGAAACGCTGTTAGAAGCTCCGAAGAAGAAGGTCGTCGGAGTTTTCGAGAAAACAGACCCAAGAAAGGTGAGAGAGGTTCTGGGAGACCACGTAATCCTCGTCTCAGGGCCTCCGAACTCTCTGCTGATAGGAGGCACACCGCAGAAGGTGGAGGAGTACATGAAGAGCCTTCTGGAGGACTGCAAGGAAGGCGGAATGATGATATGGCCGGGAGTTGATGGAGGTATTTCGAGGGATGCAAGGCCTGAGAATGTAAAGGCTGTGATCGAAGCCGTGAAGAAGTACGGAACTTACTAATTTTTTCTTATTTATGAACCAGTTCATAACAGCCTTTATTTAGCACTCATCTCTGCTTAAGAGGGGATTCGCGGTGGTAGAGCGAAGGCTGGTGTATCCGGTTTCAGCAGCAATACTGGCGATGTTTGCAATGTTCTCCCTCATCTGGAG
The nucleotide sequence above comes from Archaeoglobus fulgidus DSM 4304. Encoded proteins:
- a CDS encoding ribosome biogenesis/translation initiation ATPase RLI, with product MPLRIAVVDRERCQPKKCGQECVKYCPRVRTGDETVKIEDKAVISENLCVGCGICVKKCPMHAIWIVGLPEELEGREVHRYGKNGFVLYNLPVPRKGYVVGILGPNGTGKSTAIKILSGQLKPNLGKEEASWEEIFDRFAGTELLDYLKGIKEGAIRVSQKPQYIEAIPKVYSGKAIELLKRVDERGMLDAVVEKLGLAEAIKRDVKDLSGGELQRLAIAACILRDADFYFFDEVTSYLDIYQRIAVAGVIRELAAEKTVMIVEHDLAILDMLADFVHITYGTPGVFGVVTNAKGARVGINQYLRGYLAEENIRIRDKPIEFEVFQPRESVGENILVEYPSFTKSYEGFRLEVEGGEIYQGEVLGVVGSNATGKSTFVKVLAGVIEDDEKKVELDVKVSYKPQYVKADVNMQVGMFLRRINPMIDSSYYKTEFLKPLMLENLMDRYLDDLSGGELQRVAIVACLLREADLYLLDEPSAHLDVEQRTEAARVIRRFALNTGKSVLVVDHDIYLIDMVSDRLLVFEGQPGKHGIARRPRGMREGMNLFLSKLGITFRRDEETKRPRVNKPDSRLDREQKAAGEYYYYF
- a CDS encoding CAP domain-containing protein; translated protein: MKETIQLAIGVMLLAMLGCYIYITEFYHYESTEESSKAAIEYLNQLRAQNGLPPVKWNKTLYEFALERLEDMHERGYYSHYDPVTHETLIYRYVEGYVGECILNGVRGTNLLSNGLQSLFGYEEEAIDIWSKSTMHKLILTDKRFTDAAVACKYDMCVLIMTGG
- a CDS encoding corrinoid protein; translated protein: MADVRKEFVQALADLDEAKTVELTKKRVESGEDPFTILEDVRKATDIIGKRFEEGRYFVSDLIMAGEILKQVMEILRPLLGEKKAESKGKVVIGTVEGDVHDIGKNIVIALLEAEGFEVVDIGVDQPPEAFVEAANQHNPDVVGLSGLLTEAIESMKRTVEALRKAGYKGKIIIGGGRTSEEAKEYTGADDWADDAAVGVRKIKALVGVE
- a CDS encoding ribbon-helix-helix protein, CopG family, with protein sequence MKLFHRITISLSEDDMKLIEELRRDSGDSLSKIFREAIQLYYNLLKASKAAGVDFRKYFANATRLAFHINGVEQKQFAVIDREIYRVMLKKLQEKVPPESIESDEEFRSAVAGVVKLFEITRDRWSEYTDEQKLEEILTTMEFAGAGTFARVGDKEYIFNTYAESTAITKLIISSVLASAGLKVEIDHTPGKIFIRL
- a CDS encoding uroporphyrinogen decarboxylase family protein; its protein translation is MNAEQLMEERRQRIEDVVKGKEPDRVPVTGATTVWHGSYAGYTAKEVLFDYEKCKDAWLKVAKDFDFDSFTVVGGLEGMIYTVALLEQPDMSAAARFILGPTHLVLQDVYTRWPGYELEENAHPQFIGKEIMKVEEYDQLIENPLEFINKVAMPRINRKLANVGSAEYNAALAKYGAELARFGAFMADVSMELAKLGYPTIPMSWAYAPLDLISDFLRDIKNMVMDLYRYPDKVKEAVEAVKPLIIKAAEVSAPPKEIRKQVFGTDVVECFYPLHLNEYLSPKLYNEFYWPYLNEVLHKVADMGQVNFVLFEGRHDAHLETLLEAPKKKVVGVFEKTDPRKVREVLGDHVILVSGPPNSLLIGGTPQKVEEYMKSLLEDCKEGGMMIWPGVDGGISRDARPENVKAVIEAVKKYGTY